One genomic segment of Pseudoalteromonas sp. GCY includes these proteins:
- a CDS encoding delta-class carbonic anhydrase has translation MRTVIKSSKLTALSIFSFEAFAAQCESAGPQTPRDIDSLQGHNKRVFAMAPPKEKLNLCNIHFHKNAEHKAKDFSVVSNDPKYGGFQCNATASLTPAELAPVEDKVCNNVKPGDTIEVHWVHSSCDVKPGPTLGACLNDSCANPDLRVETQVFLVVNDENAQDFTKLDYQGQVDGYHQAGALPSNTGTPVEFLGSTTGPSYNNQQCSPLQVSWSVRPSCAKVDINSLARWCKDNAFEEDHAHGIRKLVTDPQLLSPIKH, from the coding sequence ATGAGAACGGTTATAAAATCAAGCAAATTGACAGCGCTGTCTATTTTTAGCTTTGAAGCGTTTGCAGCGCAATGTGAATCGGCAGGACCACAAACACCGAGAGATATTGATAGTTTGCAGGGTCACAACAAACGGGTTTTTGCTATGGCTCCACCAAAAGAAAAACTCAACCTATGTAACATCCATTTTCATAAAAATGCAGAGCATAAAGCCAAAGACTTCTCTGTCGTTTCCAATGACCCGAAGTATGGTGGATTCCAATGTAATGCAACTGCAAGCCTCACCCCTGCGGAGCTTGCTCCTGTAGAAGATAAAGTATGTAACAACGTAAAGCCCGGCGATACAATTGAAGTCCACTGGGTACATAGCTCTTGTGATGTCAAACCAGGCCCGACCCTCGGCGCTTGCTTAAATGACAGCTGCGCCAACCCCGATCTACGTGTCGAAACCCAAGTGTTTTTGGTAGTTAATGATGAAAATGCGCAAGACTTTACCAAGCTTGATTATCAAGGCCAAGTTGACGGTTATCATCAAGCAGGTGCTCTACCAAGCAATACAGGCACACCCGTTGAGTTTTTAGGTTCAACTACAGGACCTAGCTATAACAACCAACAGTGCTCACCTTTACAGGTAAGCTGGAGTGTACGCCCAAGCTGTGCCAAAGTTGATATAAATAGTCTCGCGCGTTGGTGTAAAGACAATGCTTTTGAAGAGGACCATGCGCATGGCATTCGTAAACTCGTGACAGATCCACAGTTACTCTCACCAATTAAGCACTAA
- the rimP gene encoding ribosome maturation factor RimP: MSKLEQDLTEMLEPAVAACGFELLGLEFVQAGRHSTLRVYIDHENGINVDDCAEVSRQVSAILDVEDPITNEYSLEVSSPGVDRPLFKQAHYEAAVGEEVRLRTKLPQEGRRNFKGDLVAVNGDMITLKVDSQDFILMLSNIERANIIAKF; encoded by the coding sequence GTGTCAAAACTCGAGCAAGATTTGACTGAAATGTTGGAGCCTGCAGTTGCTGCGTGTGGCTTTGAATTACTCGGTCTTGAGTTTGTGCAAGCTGGTCGTCATTCTACACTTCGTGTATATATCGATCATGAAAACGGCATTAATGTAGATGACTGTGCGGAAGTGAGTCGTCAAGTTAGTGCAATTTTAGATGTCGAAGACCCGATTACGAACGAATATAGTTTGGAAGTATCTTCTCCTGGTGTTGACAGACCATTATTCAAACAAGCTCACTATGAAGCAGCAGTGGGAGAGGAAGTACGTTTGCGTACTAAACTTCCGCAAGAAGGTCGCCGTAATTTTAAAGGCGACTTAGTAGCAGTTAATGGCGATATGATCACGTTAAAAGTTGACAGTCAGGATTTCATCTTGATGTTGAGCAACATTGAGCGTGCCAATATCATCGCAAAATTCTAA
- the nusA gene encoding transcription termination factor NusA, translating to MAKEILLVAEAVSNEKAVPREKIFEALEFALATATKKKHGGEIEVRVTIDRKTGEYDTFRRWKAVEPQEDGSLENPYAEITIEAAQVDEPDIQLGDYVEEQIESIKFDRITTQMAKQVIVQKVREAERALVVDAYKDQKGELVTGVVKKATRDAIVIDLGNNAEAVIYREDMLPRESFRPGDRVRGLLYEVKPEARGAQLFVTRSKPEMLMELFRIEVPEIGEEMIELRGAARDPGSRAKIAVKSNDKRIDPVGACVGMRGARVQAVSSELGGERVDIVLYDDNPAQFVINAMAPAEVASIVMDEDTRTMEIAVEADNLAQAIGRNGQNVRLASQLTGWELNVMTVEEMERKSSEESDKLVNLFTENLDIDDDFATLLINEGFSSLEEVAYVPVAEFLEIDGLDEETVEELRNRAKDALTTKALRDEESLENAEPAEDLLALEGLERHTAFVFASKGIVTLEDLAEQGIDDLVEISELSEEQAGELIMAARNICWFSEE from the coding sequence ATGGCAAAAGAAATATTGTTGGTGGCAGAAGCTGTTTCCAATGAAAAAGCGGTCCCAAGAGAAAAGATTTTTGAAGCATTAGAGTTCGCACTAGCGACAGCAACAAAAAAGAAGCACGGCGGTGAAATCGAAGTACGCGTTACTATCGACCGTAAAACGGGCGAGTACGATACTTTTCGTCGTTGGAAAGCGGTTGAACCACAAGAAGACGGTTCACTAGAAAATCCATATGCGGAAATCACGATTGAAGCGGCGCAAGTTGATGAGCCTGACATTCAATTAGGTGATTACGTTGAAGAGCAGATCGAATCAATTAAATTTGACCGTATCACCACACAGATGGCGAAACAGGTAATCGTACAAAAAGTACGTGAAGCTGAGCGCGCATTAGTTGTTGATGCATATAAAGATCAAAAAGGCGAGCTAGTGACAGGTGTTGTTAAAAAAGCAACGCGTGACGCTATCGTTATCGACCTTGGTAACAATGCTGAAGCGGTAATTTACCGTGAAGACATGCTACCACGCGAAAGCTTCCGTCCAGGTGACCGTGTACGTGGTCTACTTTATGAAGTGAAACCTGAAGCGCGTGGTGCACAGCTATTTGTTACGCGTTCTAAGCCTGAAATGTTGATGGAACTATTCCGTATTGAAGTTCCGGAAATTGGCGAAGAAATGATTGAACTTAGAGGCGCTGCACGTGACCCTGGTTCTCGTGCTAAAATCGCTGTAAAATCAAACGACAAGCGTATCGACCCTGTAGGTGCATGTGTCGGTATGCGTGGCGCACGTGTACAAGCTGTGTCTTCAGAGCTTGGCGGTGAGCGTGTTGACATCGTACTTTACGATGATAACCCTGCACAGTTCGTAATCAATGCAATGGCACCGGCTGAAGTAGCTTCAATCGTAATGGATGAAGATACGCGCACGATGGAAATTGCAGTTGAAGCTGACAACCTAGCGCAAGCGATTGGTCGTAATGGTCAAAACGTACGTTTAGCTAGCCAACTTACTGGTTGGGAACTAAACGTAATGACAGTGGAAGAAATGGAGCGTAAGAGCTCGGAAGAATCAGATAAATTGGTTAATCTATTCACTGAAAACCTAGACATCGACGATGATTTTGCAACACTACTGATTAACGAAGGCTTCTCTTCACTTGAAGAAGTGGCTTATGTGCCAGTAGCTGAATTTTTAGAAATCGACGGTCTAGACGAAGAAACCGTTGAAGAGCTACGTAACCGTGCAAAAGATGCACTGACTACCAAAGCACTTCGCGATGAAGAAAGTCTAGAAAATGCAGAACCTGCAGAAGACCTACTAGCACTTGAAGGACTTGAGCGTCATACCGCTTTTGTTTTTGCTAGCAAAGGTATCGTTACACTTGAAGACCTTGCAGAGCAAGGTATTGATGACTTAGTTGAAATTTCTGAGTTATCAGAAGAGCAAGCTGGTGAGTTAATCATGGCTGCACGTAACATTTGCTGGTTCAGCGAAGAGTAA
- the infB gene encoding translation initiation factor IF-2: MAEVSINKLAESIGTTVDKLLQQLKDAGITKAEGDQVTESEKATLLDHLSKQHGGTGSTGPERMTLQRKSKSTLSVNSSGKAKSVSVEVRKKRTYVKKSAIEQQKEQERLAAEEAARKEAELMAQQQAEQQAKVEAERNAREEAERKADEEAERKAKEEAKRQADAERQAKDKQSKEVDSAQQIKERQEAERLRQEAEAAALKKAEEEAKRQAEEARRLAEENEARWKAEEEERLRREESADHHLTTSTYAREAEDESDAREEKSARRKKKRKPSAKEEAAEANAKKLKGKKGRLKAPTSLQHGFQKPAAEVKQEVRISETITVAELASRMAVKGAEVVKTMMKMGDMVTINQVIDQETAQLVAEEMGHKVILVKENELEEKVLNDRSEDGSLEPRAPVVTVMGHVDHGKTSTLDYIRKAKVADGEAGGITQHIGAYHVETEGGMITFLDTPGHAAFTSMRARGAKATDIVVLVVAADDGVMPQTKEAVQHAKAAEVPLIVAVNKMDKEGIDPDRVKNELAQLDVIPEDWGGETQFVHISAKTGLGIDELLEAILMQSELLELRASEEGMASGVVIESRLDKGRGPIASVLVQSGTLNQGDIVLCGLEYGRVRAMKDENGKDIKTAGPSIPVEILGLSGVPAAGDEATVVRDERKAREVALYRQGKFREVKLARQQKAKLENMFSNMTEGDVSEVNIVLKADVQGSIEAIADSLTKLSTDEVKVKIVGSGVGGITETDATLAAASNAIIVGFNVRADASARKVIEAENLDLRYYSVIYDLIEEVKQAMTGMLAPEFKQEIIGLAEVRDVFKSPKIGAVAGCMVTEGVVKRSAPIRVLRDNVVIYEGELESLRRFKDDVAEVRNGMECGIGVKNYNDVKVGDQIEVFETVQVERTL, translated from the coding sequence ATGGCAGAAGTGAGCATTAACAAACTAGCCGAGAGTATTGGTACAACTGTTGATAAATTACTACAACAGTTAAAAGATGCAGGGATCACCAAAGCCGAGGGCGACCAAGTTACTGAATCCGAAAAGGCGACGTTGCTTGATCACCTAAGCAAGCAACATGGTGGCACTGGTTCAACCGGCCCTGAGCGTATGACTCTACAGCGTAAGAGTAAAAGCACGTTAAGTGTTAACTCATCTGGTAAAGCGAAGTCTGTATCTGTAGAAGTCCGTAAGAAGCGCACTTACGTTAAAAAGAGCGCAATCGAGCAGCAGAAAGAGCAAGAACGCTTAGCTGCAGAGGAAGCTGCGCGCAAAGAAGCAGAGTTAATGGCTCAGCAACAAGCAGAGCAACAGGCCAAAGTAGAAGCTGAGCGCAACGCGCGCGAAGAAGCGGAACGCAAGGCCGATGAGGAAGCCGAGCGCAAAGCTAAAGAAGAGGCGAAGCGACAAGCGGATGCTGAACGTCAAGCCAAAGATAAGCAGAGTAAAGAAGTGGATAGCGCGCAACAAATTAAAGAACGTCAAGAAGCTGAGCGTCTGCGTCAAGAAGCAGAAGCGGCAGCCCTGAAAAAGGCAGAAGAAGAAGCAAAACGTCAAGCGGAAGAAGCTCGTCGTCTAGCTGAAGAAAACGAAGCACGTTGGAAGGCGGAAGAAGAAGAGCGTCTTCGTCGTGAAGAAAGTGCTGATCACCACCTAACAACTTCTACTTACGCTCGTGAAGCGGAAGATGAGTCTGATGCACGTGAAGAGAAAAGCGCACGTCGTAAGAAGAAGAGAAAGCCAAGCGCGAAAGAAGAAGCAGCAGAAGCGAATGCGAAGAAGCTGAAAGGCAAAAAAGGTCGCTTAAAAGCGCCAACTTCGTTACAGCATGGTTTCCAAAAGCCAGCGGCAGAAGTGAAACAAGAAGTACGTATCAGTGAAACAATCACTGTTGCGGAACTTGCTTCTCGTATGGCTGTTAAAGGCGCTGAAGTTGTTAAGACAATGATGAAGATGGGTGACATGGTTACGATTAACCAAGTTATCGATCAAGAAACTGCGCAGCTAGTTGCTGAAGAAATGGGTCACAAAGTCATTCTAGTGAAAGAAAACGAGCTAGAAGAAAAAGTACTAAATGACCGCAGCGAAGATGGTTCTCTTGAGCCTCGTGCGCCAGTAGTAACGGTAATGGGTCACGTTGACCACGGTAAAACGTCAACACTTGACTACATTCGTAAAGCGAAAGTTGCAGACGGCGAGGCCGGCGGTATTACTCAGCATATCGGTGCATACCATGTTGAGACTGAAGGTGGCATGATCACTTTCCTAGATACTCCTGGACACGCGGCGTTTACATCAATGCGTGCTCGTGGTGCGAAAGCAACCGATATCGTTGTACTTGTTGTTGCAGCGGACGATGGTGTAATGCCTCAGACGAAAGAAGCGGTACAACACGCGAAAGCGGCAGAAGTACCACTTATCGTTGCTGTGAACAAAATGGATAAAGAGGGCATTGACCCTGACCGCGTTAAGAATGAGCTTGCTCAACTAGACGTAATCCCAGAGGACTGGGGTGGTGAAACGCAGTTTGTTCATATCTCAGCTAAAACTGGTCTTGGTATTGATGAGCTGCTAGAAGCAATCCTGATGCAATCTGAGCTATTAGAACTACGAGCTTCTGAAGAAGGTATGGCATCTGGTGTGGTAATCGAATCTCGTCTTGATAAAGGTCGTGGTCCGATTGCCTCTGTACTTGTTCAATCAGGTACCTTAAACCAAGGTGATATCGTACTTTGTGGTCTTGAATATGGCCGTGTTCGTGCGATGAAAGACGAAAACGGTAAAGACATCAAAACCGCAGGTCCTTCAATTCCAGTAGAGATCTTAGGTCTTTCTGGCGTACCAGCAGCTGGTGACGAAGCGACAGTAGTTCGTGATGAGCGTAAAGCACGTGAAGTGGCACTATACCGTCAAGGTAAGTTCCGCGAAGTGAAGCTTGCTCGTCAGCAGAAAGCGAAGCTTGAGAACATGTTCTCTAACATGACTGAAGGCGACGTATCTGAAGTGAACATCGTTCTGAAAGCAGACGTTCAAGGTTCTATCGAAGCAATCGCTGATTCATTGACTAAACTGTCTACAGATGAAGTGAAAGTCAAGATCGTAGGTTCCGGTGTGGGTGGTATCACTGAAACGGATGCAACGCTTGCAGCGGCTTCTAACGCTATCATCGTTGGCTTTAACGTACGTGCGGATGCTTCTGCTCGTAAAGTCATTGAAGCTGAGAACCTAGACTTACGTTACTACAGCGTTATTTACGACCTAATCGAAGAAGTGAAACAAGCAATGACAGGTATGCTTGCACCAGAATTTAAGCAAGAGATCATTGGTCTTGCTGAAGTTCGTGACGTGTTCAAGTCGCCTAAGATCGGCGCTGTTGCAGGTTGTATGGTAACTGAAGGTGTGGTCAAACGTAGCGCGCCAATCCGTGTACTTCGTGATAACGTGGTTATCTACGAAGGTGAACTTGAGTCACTACGTCGCTTTAAAGATGACGTTGCTGAAGTTCGTAACGGTATGGAATGTGGTATCGGCGTTAAGAACTACAACGACGTTAAAGTCGGTGACCAAATCGAAGTATTTGAAACTGTACAAGTAGAGCGTACGCTTTAA
- the rbfA gene encoding 30S ribosome-binding factor RbfA — MREFSRTDRVAQQIQKEIAVILQREIKDPRLGMVTVSAVEVSRDLSYAKVFITVLNTSDEDKTKQSAAILNEATGYIRSLLGKRIRARIMPELKFVIDNSLMEGMRISNLVDSVIREDNAKRGPESGDKDQEEE; from the coding sequence ATGAGAGAATTTTCTCGTACAGATCGCGTAGCACAGCAAATTCAAAAAGAAATTGCGGTGATCTTACAGCGCGAAATTAAAGATCCAAGGTTGGGTATGGTAACAGTGTCAGCTGTTGAGGTATCACGCGATCTTTCTTATGCAAAAGTATTCATTACCGTATTGAATACCAGTGATGAAGACAAAACCAAACAAAGTGCGGCTATTCTGAATGAAGCAACCGGTTATATTCGCTCGCTTCTTGGCAAGCGTATCCGTGCGCGTATCATGCCTGAGCTTAAATTTGTTATTGATAACTCCCTAATGGAAGGTATGCGTATTTCTAACTTGGTTGACTCTGTGATCAGAGAAGACAACGCAAAGCGTGGTCCTGAGTCTGGAGATAAAGACCAAGAGGAAGAGTAA
- the truB gene encoding tRNA pseudouridine(55) synthase TruB, translated as MARRSKGRAIDGILLLNKPQGISSNKALQQAKGIYFAQKAGHTGALDPLATGMLPICFGEATKFTQFLLDTDKTYVVRAQLGERTTTSDSDGEIVETRPVNVTLEQLEQEIASFLGESDQYPSMYSALKYQGQPLYKYAREGIEVPRKCRKINVYRITLDEYDEQTQQIQMTVHVSKGTYIRTIVDDLGEKLGCGAHVIMLHRSEVGHYPSDKMITLVELEALLEKAKAEEVAPSTYLDELLLPMDTALVDLTVVDISAEQGVAFGHGQTVAVENLPVGIVKVVADGKFVGIGERNPQGLLKAKRALSSAQPESQ; from the coding sequence ATGGCGCGTCGCAGCAAAGGCCGTGCGATCGACGGCATTCTGTTATTAAATAAACCGCAAGGTATTTCTTCTAACAAAGCACTGCAGCAAGCAAAGGGTATTTATTTCGCTCAAAAAGCGGGCCACACCGGCGCGTTGGATCCGCTGGCAACAGGTATGTTGCCTATTTGCTTTGGTGAAGCGACTAAGTTTACCCAGTTTTTGCTTGATACTGACAAAACCTACGTGGTGAGAGCGCAGCTGGGTGAGCGCACGACGACATCAGATTCTGATGGTGAAATTGTTGAAACGCGACCAGTAAATGTAACACTTGAGCAGCTAGAGCAAGAAATTGCCAGCTTCTTGGGGGAATCTGATCAGTACCCTTCGATGTATTCGGCGCTCAAATATCAGGGCCAACCGCTATACAAATATGCCCGCGAAGGCATTGAAGTACCGCGAAAATGCCGCAAGATTAATGTTTATCGTATTACGTTAGACGAATATGACGAGCAAACTCAACAAATTCAAATGACGGTGCATGTGTCTAAAGGCACTTATATTCGTACGATAGTCGATGATTTGGGGGAAAAGCTTGGCTGTGGTGCGCATGTCATTATGTTACACCGTAGTGAAGTTGGCCATTATCCTAGCGACAAAATGATTACCTTAGTCGAGCTGGAAGCTTTACTTGAGAAAGCAAAAGCGGAAGAAGTCGCTCCTTCGACTTATCTCGATGAATTATTGTTGCCGATGGATACCGCTTTGGTCGACTTGACTGTTGTTGATATTAGCGCTGAGCAAGGCGTTGCTTTTGGTCATGGGCAAACTGTTGCCGTCGAAAATTTACCGGTCGGTATTGTTAAAGTGGTTGCTGATGGCAAGTTTGTTGGGATTGGCGAGCGTAATCCACAAGGGTTATTGAAAGCAAAACGCGCGCTATCTTCCGCTCAGCCGGAATCACAATAA
- the rpsO gene encoding 30S ribosomal protein S15, translating into MSLSNQEKAEIVAKFARAEGDTGSPEVQVALLTADINKLQGHFANHKQDFHSRRGLLRKVSQRRNLLDYLKGKSVDRYAALIKELGLRR; encoded by the coding sequence ATGTCACTAAGCAATCAAGAAAAAGCAGAAATCGTAGCAAAGTTCGCACGCGCAGAAGGTGATACAGGTTCACCAGAAGTACAAGTTGCACTTCTAACTGCTGACATCAACAAGCTACAAGGTCACTTCGCTAACCACAAGCAAGATTTCCACTCACGTCGTGGTCTTCTACGTAAAGTTAGCCAACGTCGTAACCTTCTTGACTACCTAAAAGGCAAGAGCGTTGACCGTTATGCTGCACTAATCAAAGAGCTTGGCCTACGTCGCTAA